A window from Falco naumanni isolate bFalNau1 chromosome 3, bFalNau1.pat, whole genome shotgun sequence encodes these proteins:
- the FABP3 gene encoding fatty acid-binding protein, heart translates to MTQLTHSAPPIPDPTGPSTTRGARQRLVASGGWRVTWAEVAAGSAAGEYFWSGCALSNHVMRTLFKAAARPAGSCELGGAVPRSEPAGPLGPPIRACGCVSPPHPLAMVDAFVGTWKLVDTANFDEYMKALGVGFATRQMAGLTKPTTIIEVDGDKITVKTQSTFKSTEISFKLGEEFDETTADDRHVKSVVKLDGGKLIHVQKWDGKETSLVRELKDGKLILTLTMGNVVSTRTYEKAT, encoded by the exons ATGACACAACTGACCCACTCTGCTCCTCCCATCCCTGACCCGACCGGACCCTCCACGACCAGGGGTGCCCGGCAGAGGCTGGTGGCCAGTGGTGGGTGGCGGGTGACCTGGGCCGAGGTGGCCGCTGGCAGCGCTGCCGGGGAGTATTTCTGGAGCGGTTGTGCTCTTTCCAATCATGTGATGAGGACATTATTTAAGGCGGCTGCGAGGCCGGCAGGCAGCTGCGAGCTGGGCGGTGCAGTGCCACGCTCAGAGCCGGCTGGACCCCTGGGCCCCCCCATCCGCGCGTGTGGCTGTGTGtcccccccgcaccccctcGCCATGGTTGACGCTTTCGTGGGCACCTGGAAGCTGGTGGATACGGCCAATTTCGATGAGTACATGAAGGCACTGG GTGTGGGCTTCGCCACCCGGCAGATGGCCGGCCTCACCAAACCCACCACCATCATTGAGGTGGACGGTGACAAGATCACGGTGAAGACCCAAAGCACCTTCAAGAGTACGGAGATCAGCTTCAAGCTGGGCGAGGAGTTTGACGAGACCACAGCAGATGACAGGCATGTCAAG TCTGTGGTCAAGCTGGACGGAGGCAAACTCATCCACGTGCAGAAGTGGGACGGGAAGGAGACATCGCTGGTCCGGGAGCTGAAGGATGGTAAATTAATTCTG ACTCTCACCATGGGCAACGTCGTCTCCACCCGCACCTACGAGAAGGCGACATAG
- the LOC121085500 gene encoding cAMP-dependent protein kinase inhibitor alpha-like: MTEVEPVLDFASSGRTGRRNALPDILGSPAGVSPSDLPLKLAEMSLNAGSAQEMQSPSAEMPPPQATSPELKDTS, from the exons ATGACCGAGGTGGAACCTGTGCTGGACTTCGCATCCTCTGGGAGAACAGGCCGGCGCAATGCCTTGCCCGACATCCTGGGCTCACCGGCCGGCGTCAGCCCCTCCGACCTCCCCCTCAAGCTGGCTGAGATGTCCCTGAACGCAG GCAGTGCCCAGGAGATGCAGTCGCCCTCGGCAGAGATGCCCCCTCCACAGGCCACCAGTCCTGAGCTGAAGGACACGTCCTAA